Within Flavobacteriales bacterium, the genomic segment CTTTTGGTTAACCAATCGAATAGCTCCTTCACAGGAACATTTCCTTTCGGAATTAGTAAAGCAGAAGATTTGTGCTGCTGCTGATTTAGCCTCTCTAAATGTGACTGATAAAGAAAATTGGCTTCTATTTCTTCCTGAAAATGAATTTCATGAGATTGGCTTAATCTTCGCTAAGTTTTTATTAATCAATAATAGTTTTGATGTTATTTATTTAGGTTCAAATGTTCCATTTGGCTCCTTGGCTCATGTTTCTGAGAAGAAAAAAATTGATAATGTTTTATTCTTTTCAGTATCTAATACATCAAAAAGTAATTTAGATTTCACTATTAATTATTTAAACAAAACATTCCCAAAATCAAAACATTATCTTGTTGTTAATGGTCTTGATATTGATTTCCTAACAAAAGATCACGATATCAATTTGATTGATAATTTGGATGATTTTGTTGATATAATTAGCTAATATCTGATCGGCATTTCATCAGCCTTTGAAGGAACTTTTTGTGCCTCTTTCTATCAGCTATTTTTAATTTTAACTGAATAGAATTCATTTGTATTTCAAATATACCGTCATTATTTAAGAAGCTAAACTGGTTAAATCTTGAAGCCGATATGTATTCTTCATTTCTATGTCTGAAGTAAAGAGCAAGTCCTTTTTTTCTCAATTCTATGGTGCAGTAAATTAACTCCTCATCCTTTTCAAAATTCAAATCAAATTTATTTTTTGACATTGTTATAATCTTGTATTTCGGAGAGCCATATATGTCCTTTTTAATCATCTCAAAAATAGTGTAAGACTTTCCGCTGATTTCTGCTAATTTTTCAGCAACTTTTCTTTGATTTCGACTTGTTTTAAATAGCATAATTGTATATTTGTATAACAATATAGATTTATAATTATACAAAACTAAGTGTAATTATTTAAATAGTCGAATTAATATGGCTCATTTTCAACTTATAAAGAAACAGTTTTTAAAAACAGATTTAGATACTATCTGGGATTTTGCTTCTTCGCCAAAGAATTTAAAAGAAATTACCCCTGATTATATGTTGTTCGAAATAACTTCTGAAGATTTATCTGAAAAGATGTATCCTGGAATGATTATTTCATACAAAGTATCCCCTTTATTGAATATCAAAATGAATTGGGTAACAGAAATTACACAGGTTAAGGACAAGCACTTTTTTGTTGATGAACAGCGAATGGGTCCATATTCCATGTGGCATCACCAACATTTTTTTGAGGAGCAGGATGGTGGAGTAATGATGACCGATATTGTAACCTATATACCGCCTTTTGGAATTTTAGGTGTCATTGCCAATTCTTTATTAATCAAAAGACAGCTCGAATCCATATTTGATTATCGATTTAGAGTAATGGATAAAAAATTTAACAATTAGAGCATGAAACGACCTTGGAATATTGTAAGCCCTCCGGTTTATAGTCTACTCACATTTGACCCTAATGGTAAGTTGAATATGAATATTTGCACCTATGTTTCGGCAGTAAGTATGAAGCCAAAGATGTATTCAATAGCTATTGACTACACTTCAAAGACTTATAAAAATCTTGAAAAATCGTCAAAAGTTGTTTTACAATTACTGAGTTCTGATAATTTGAAAGTAATCAGGAAGCTAGGCAAAGTAAGTGGTCGGCTATTTGATAAAGAACGCTATCTCAGTTCGTATAATCTTTTAGAAAACTGGAAGGATTATAAGGTGCTTAAAGGTATATCAGCTATTCTAGAATTAGAAAAGGATTCTGAGGTTCGTCATCATGGCGATCATGCTATTTTCTTTTTTAATGTTACTGGATTTAAAACGTTTACCGAAAATAATGTGTTATCATTTCAAGATTTAGTGAAAAACCGAATTATACTTTAATATGCATTATACGAAAGAAGATATTCAAAATACACCTCGAGTTAAACGGCTTAACCTTATCAATTCTGTAACAGGAGTAAAGCCTGCTAACTTGATTGGCACTATTTCTGAAAGTGGAAATTCTAATTTAGCTATATTCAGTTCATTAGTGCACTTAGGTAGTAATCCAGCTTTATTAGGATTCATTATGCGACCTCGTCATGAGGTAAGGAGAGATACTTTTGAGAATATTATGTATTCAAACTGCTTTACTGTTAATCAGGTTCACCCTGAATTTGTTGCAAATGCTCACTATACATCTGCTAAGTTTGAAAAAGAGGAGTCAGAGTTTGAAAAGTGCCATTTAACCGAAGAATATGTAAATGATTTTCCAGCTCCATTTGTCAAAGAAAGCAGACTTAAAATGGGTATGAAATTTGAAGAGTCAATTCCTATAGAAATTAATAATTGTATAATGATAGTGGGTTCTATTCAACATCTAATTGTAGATGATAATGCCGTTGACGATAATGGACAAATTGACTTACAAGGCTTGAAAAGCGTTGGGATAGGGGGCTTAAATAGATATTATAATTTAGAAAGTATAGATAAATTCCCCTATGCTAGAGTTAATGAATTACCTGATTTTTTTAATAGTTAAATAGATATAAGCAATACTTTTGTTGATCGTATTTTCAACCTAAACAAACGACTAATGACTAGAATCATTTTTTCAACAATATTCATCCTATTTTTACTTTCATTAGATGCTTATATATGGTCAGCATTCAAACAAAGTTTTCTAACACGTCCATACCTTAAGTATATTTTTGGAGGGATAACTCTTATAACCATTGCTCTTATTTATTACCCTGCTATTAATACTAATATGACCCTATATCCTGGTTATATGGTTGTCATTTTTGGATTCATGTTTTCAATAATTGTGGCGAAGCTTTTCATGCTTTTTCCATTGTTGATTGACGATATTATTAGGTTTTTCAAATACATCTATAAGGCAATATTTGTAAGCAAAAGTTTGTCGTTAGGTGGAAATACGATAAGTCGATTAGACTTTTTAAAGAATACAGCTTTAGGTCTTGGTGCAATTTCATTTTCGGTTTTTACTTATGGAATTATAATAGGTCGATTTGATTTCAAAAAGCACTTTGTAAGCTTAAAATTAAAGAATTATCCCAAAGGAGCAAAGCCATTGAAAATCGTTCAAATTTCAGATTTGCACCTAGGTAGTTTTCAACGAAAAGATAAATTGAGAGAGGCAGTTGAACTTATAAATGAGGAAGAAGTAGATTTAATTTTCTTCACTGGAGATTTAGTAAATAATTATGCCTCTGAAGCCAAGCCTTTTGTTGAAATCCTCAAGGAATTAAAAGCCAAACACGGGAAATTTGCCGTGCTAGGAAATCACGATTATGCCGACTATATTGGTTTAGACATATCTACTACGGAAGGGCGTGAGCAATGGCGTGATAATCTTAACGAAATAAAGGGATATTTCAATGCAGCAGACTTTGATTTGATGTTGAATGAGAACAGAATTCTTGAGGTCAATGGAGTTGAGATTAATATTGTTGGTGTTGAAAATTGGGGAGATGGTCGATTTTCAAAGTATGGCGATTTAGAAAAAGCCATGCAGACTACAAAAGAAGGTATTCCTACCTTGCTATTATCTCACGATCCAACCCACTGGGAAAACAAAGTCTTGCCTTTCATGAAGCATATTGACTTGCAATTAGCAGGGCATACTCACGGAATGCAATTTGGCATTGAGTTTGCAGGAATTAAATGGAGTCCTTCAAAATGGAAATACAAATTTTGGGCAGGACTTTATCAGCATGACAACCAATACCTTTATGTAAATAGAGGTATAGGACATTTAGGCTATCCCGGCAGAGTGGGGATTTTGCCAGAAATAACAGTTTTAGATATTCAATCCACTTAACTAACAAATTATGAGAGCCTTTTTATTAATCCTTTTAACATTTACTGCTTATCTAGTTGAAGCGCAGGATATTCGTGTCTACGGAAGCGTTAACAATTCCTTAAATAATGAGCCTATACCATTTGCTAATGTCATTATAGATGGCACAACTATTGGAGCTACTACAGATTTTGATGGTAATTTTGAAATAGAAGGTATTGCTCCCGGATTATATAATTTTAAGTGTAGTTATATAGGTTTTAATCCTTCTATAAAGACTGAAATTCAGCTGACGCCAAATAAGAACTTGAGGCTAAATTTTGAGATGACTGAAAATGCTCAAATTATTGAGGAAGTACAAGTAACAGCGAATACCTTTAACAAGACAGAGGAAAGTCCAACAAGTTTACGGACAATTAATGCTTCAGAAATATACAGAAGTCCTGGAGGAAATAGAGATATCTCAAAAGTGATAGCAAATTTGCCAGGCGTTTCAAGCACCCCTTCATTTAGAAATGACATTGTGATTAGAGGAGGAGCACCTAACGAAAACCGATTTTTCTTAGACGGTGTGGAAATTCCAAACATCAATCATTTTGCTACACAAGGTTCATCAGGAGGTCCAGTAGGAATTATAAATGTCAATTTTATACGTGAAGTTGATTTTTATTCTGGTGCATTTCCAGCCAACAGAGGAAATGCTTTGAGCTCAGTGATGGAACTCAAGCAAATAGAGGGGAGTTTTGAAGAATTCAGTGGATCATTTATGGTAGGCTCTAGTGATGCAGGCTTAACCATAAACACACCTTTGTCGGAGAAATCAACCATGCTATTTTCGGCAAGACGTTCTTATTTGCAATTTTTATTTCAGGCCCTGCAGCTTCCATTTTTGCCAACATACAACGATATTCAATTCAAGTATACACTCAAGCCAGATAAGAAAAACCAGTTTAATATAATTGGACTAGCCGCTATAGACGAATTTACATTAAACCCAGAAGCCAATGAAGGTATTGACGACCCTCAGCAATTGGCTCAGAATGAATACACCCTTAACAATCTGCCAGTAAATGAGCAATGGAACTACACTGTTGGTGGAACTTGGAAACGCTTTTTTGACAACTCTAATTTGTTTGTAGTATTAAGCCGAAGTCACCTTAATAATACAGCAGTTAAATATGCTGATTATGCCGATTTGACTTCTCAAAAATTAATCGATTACGAATCCCAAGAGATTGAAAACAAATCAAGAATTGAGTATAATTTCAGAGAAAGTAATATAAAATTCAATGTGGGAGTGAGTGTAGAGGATGCTACATATTTGAACTCAACCAATCGTTTATTGACTTCAGGCGATTCCATATACAATAAGCTTGTAGAGACAGATTTACATTTTATAAAATACGGTGCTTTTGCCCAATTAAGCAAAACTTATATGGTTGACCGTTTGATAACTTCAATAGGCTTTAGGATGGATGGAAATAGCTTTACAGAAAACACTACAACCCCTAATTTTTCTCCGCGCCTTTCATTAGCATATAACCTTTCAGCTAAGTCTAGTTTAAACGCCAACCTAGGTCGTTACTATCAGTTGCCAGCCTATACCATTTTAGGCTTTGGGCTTAATAATAACTTCCTTAACCAAGATGCCGAATATATTCGTTGTGACCATGCTGTTTTAGGATTAGAATATAACCCATCAAATTACAGCAAAATCACATTAGAAACCTTCTATAAACAATATGACAATTATCCATTTTCAATAATTGATAGCATATCATTAGCAAATTTAGGCGGTGATTTTGGCGTAATTGGAAACGAGGATATTTCGTCAATTTCACAAGGCAGAAGCTA encodes:
- a CDS encoding MerR family transcriptional regulator; protein product: MTKYSIDQFSQITGITKFVLRTWENRYGFLKAERTDTKIRYYTDDLLVRALNSNYLIENGYKISTISKMTHDEICEKVDEIKNQSNDSSKASYYIAKLIQSALDFDSKLFHLTYESGARELGVLEFYKNVLLVAFSKIGIFWLTNRIAPSQEHFLSELVKQKICAAADLASLNVTDKENWLLFLPENEFHEIGLIFAKFLLINNSFDVIYLGSNVPFGSLAHVSEKKKIDNVLFFSVSNTSKSNLDFTINYLNKTFPKSKHYLVVNGLDIDFLTKDHDINLIDNLDDFVDIIS
- a CDS encoding SRPBCC family protein codes for the protein MAHFQLIKKQFLKTDLDTIWDFASSPKNLKEITPDYMLFEITSEDLSEKMYPGMIISYKVSPLLNIKMNWVTEITQVKDKHFFVDEQRMGPYSMWHHQHFFEEQDGGVMMTDIVTYIPPFGILGVIANSLLIKRQLESIFDYRFRVMDKKFNN
- a CDS encoding flavin reductase; the encoded protein is MKRPWNIVSPPVYSLLTFDPNGKLNMNICTYVSAVSMKPKMYSIAIDYTSKTYKNLEKSSKVVLQLLSSDNLKVIRKLGKVSGRLFDKERYLSSYNLLENWKDYKVLKGISAILELEKDSEVRHHGDHAIFFFNVTGFKTFTENNVLSFQDLVKNRIIL
- a CDS encoding flavin reductase, with protein sequence MHYTKEDIQNTPRVKRLNLINSVTGVKPANLIGTISESGNSNLAIFSSLVHLGSNPALLGFIMRPRHEVRRDTFENIMYSNCFTVNQVHPEFVANAHYTSAKFEKEESEFEKCHLTEEYVNDFPAPFVKESRLKMGMKFEESIPIEINNCIMIVGSIQHLIVDDNAVDDNGQIDLQGLKSVGIGGLNRYYNLESIDKFPYARVNELPDFFNS
- a CDS encoding metallophosphoesterase gives rise to the protein MTRIIFSTIFILFLLSLDAYIWSAFKQSFLTRPYLKYIFGGITLITIALIYYPAINTNMTLYPGYMVVIFGFMFSIIVAKLFMLFPLLIDDIIRFFKYIYKAIFVSKSLSLGGNTISRLDFLKNTALGLGAISFSVFTYGIIIGRFDFKKHFVSLKLKNYPKGAKPLKIVQISDLHLGSFQRKDKLREAVELINEEEVDLIFFTGDLVNNYASEAKPFVEILKELKAKHGKFAVLGNHDYADYIGLDISTTEGREQWRDNLNEIKGYFNAADFDLMLNENRILEVNGVEINIVGVENWGDGRFSKYGDLEKAMQTTKEGIPTLLLSHDPTHWENKVLPFMKHIDLQLAGHTHGMQFGIEFAGIKWSPSKWKYKFWAGLYQHDNQYLYVNRGIGHLGYPGRVGILPEITVLDIQST
- a CDS encoding TonB-dependent receptor, which produces MRAFLLILLTFTAYLVEAQDIRVYGSVNNSLNNEPIPFANVIIDGTTIGATTDFDGNFEIEGIAPGLYNFKCSYIGFNPSIKTEIQLTPNKNLRLNFEMTENAQIIEEVQVTANTFNKTEESPTSLRTINASEIYRSPGGNRDISKVIANLPGVSSTPSFRNDIVIRGGAPNENRFFLDGVEIPNINHFATQGSSGGPVGIINVNFIREVDFYSGAFPANRGNALSSVMELKQIEGSFEEFSGSFMVGSSDAGLTINTPLSEKSTMLFSARRSYLQFLFQALQLPFLPTYNDIQFKYTLKPDKKNQFNIIGLAAIDEFTLNPEANEGIDDPQQLAQNEYTLNNLPVNEQWNYTVGGTWKRFFDNSNLFVVLSRSHLNNTAVKYADYADLTSQKLIDYESQEIENKSRIEYNFRESNIKFNVGVSVEDATYLNSTNRLLTSGDSIYNKLVETDLHFIKYGAFAQLSKTYMVDRLITSIGFRMDGNSFTENTTTPNFSPRLSLAYNLSAKSSLNANLGRYYQLPAYTILGFGLNNNFLNQDAEYIRCDHAVLGLEYNPSNYSKITLETFYKQYDNYPFSIIDSISLANLGGDFGVIGNEDISSISQGRSYGLEFLAQQKLSSSVYGIMSVTYYRSEFENKDKELIPSAWDNRFIFNMTAGKKFKRDIELGLKFRYTGGAPYTPIDYATSSNMDIWNINQRGVLNYDDLNTQRLKNVHGVDLRLDKKWYFKKWSLNAYLDVENLYNFKIQLPSEVGIDPEIGEEIYSSQNAQQYSLYEIVNESGTVLPSIGLLIEF